The Paenibacillus beijingensis nucleotide sequence TGAAAAAATGTAAGTGATAACGAAATGTCGCCGAAATCGCAACTTTCAGCGGCACTCACTCGTCTCAGGGTGAGACTGGCTTTCGGTTGCAAGCAAAAAACGATCTGACTTCTCAAAAAAACACTTCCGTGTCTTGAAAAAGGTTGGATATAATGGAACAATGAAAGAACAGCCGATTTGAATGGTTGTGCAGACAAGGCCAATTTTTCTCACGGAAGATAGTGAGGTGCAACATGACTGACGATTGGGGTTTTTTTGAGCGCCGTACCGATACCGAGCATATGCGGATTCTCGTGAACAGTGCCTGGAAACAAGAAGGAGCGCCCAAGTTCGGCGATTTGCTGTCGGTGACGATTAACTTGTACCCCATCAAGGATTATAAATCGTCCAAACAAACGGTCATCCGTCAACTGGAACAGATCGAGAACGAGCTGGAGCAGATCATTACCGCAGGTGCGAAAGCGGTTTATGTAGGACGGATCAATACGCCGAGACGTCTTGAATATTATTACTATATTTCATCCGATCATACATTGGAAGGGCTGGACGCGCTGCTTAATAAGCACCGCCTGTACCGTATGCAGCAATACCGAAAGGAAGATTCCGATTGGAGCTTTTACCGGTATTTGCTGCCGAGTGCGCTGGAGGAGCTTTTTATTCATAATGCGCAGATGGTTTACGCTCTGCTTCACCGGGGGGACGATATTAAGCAGCCGCGCAATGTATATCATTGGCTGCTCTTTAAAGGCTCGGAAGAGCGCAAACGGATGCGCGGCCGGTTGGAAGGAATGGGCTACCGGATCGAAGACGGCAAGAGCGGCGAACCGGAGCCCGGTTTTCCCTATCCGCTCGTTATAAGCCGTTTTGAAGATGTGAGGCTTGAAACCGTCAACGGAAGGGTGGACGAACTGTACCAGCTGCTGAATGGAAACGGCGGCAAATACGACGGCTGGGGTTCGGTGATGAAAATGAAGTTCCAGTACCGCTTCAAAAGCAGCTTGAAACGATGGTTCGATACAATAGCAGCTACTTTCAAAACGAAAGATTCATGCTAGCAGCATGGTGAATAACGCGCTACAGCTTAATGACGACAATGCCGGCAAGCAGGCAAAAAAAGGCGGCCCACTGCAGCCTCGTCAGGCGCTCCCGGTAGACGATGATGGAACCGGCTGCGACGACGAGGCTGTTTGTCGCGAAGATAGGGGCCGTCAGATTGGCTTTTCCCATCTCCAAGGCGACAGAATAAATCTGCAGACCGCCGTAGGAAAACAGCCCCACGAGCAGCCCCAGTAACAGCCCGGTACGGAACCGGTCCGCTGGCGCATCCAGAGTGAGCCGGGTAGCAGGTACTGCTTGCGCGTCCCGAGTGAAGCGGGCAGCCGGTACAGCTTGTTCGTCCCGAGTGAAGCGGGTTTCCGATACCGCTTGCGCGTCCCCAACTGGCCGGAGCTCTGATTCCGATCGGGCTGCTGCGGTTTGTGCCGCAGCTTCCTCCTGAGCCGCCGCGCCTAATACCGGATTGGCCGCAGCTCCTGACGTGCGTTCCGCCGCTTCAGGCCGTGCCGATTGAGCCGGCTTGTCCTGCGGCCAAAGCTTGTTTCCGTTTTCCCGCCAAACGGCAACCGCAAACCAGAAGAAGGAGAGGACGTAGCCGATCATCAGCACCGGAGCCCCGGGCATATCGAGCTCCTGGGTGACTTTGAGGCCGCCGTTGCGGAATGTGAACAGAATCACAGCCGCGCCCGCGTATAAAAACCACTTTTTCTCCTTAATGGTCAGCTTCTCTTTGCGCCGGACCGAAATCAGTACGACTGCCGCCAGCAGCAGCAATATTCCCGTCCCTTCGGCCGGGCTGATCGTCTCGCCGTAAAATACGGTGGAAACCGCGATAATAAGCACGATGTTCAAGTTTGTTACCGGGGAAGTGAGACTGGCGGGGCCATAGCGAAGCGCCTGCATAAAGGCGGCGTTGCCCCACAACGATCCGGCTCCGATAATAAGTCCGGCGACCCAGTAACGCCAATCGGCCGCCAGAGGCAGCGATCCGTCCGCAACGGTTTGAATGACGAAGCCGAGCGAGCCGCTGCAATAAAGTCCCAGCAGCATGGCGTCCACGGAACTGCCGCGCATTTGGGACACTTTCATGAACCAGCCCCCAAAGCCGAAGATGAGGGCGCTGGCCGCGGTGATGAACAGCCACATCCGGAGCAGCTCCTTCCCTTATTCATCATTCTGCTCCGTTAAATATTCATGAAGCTTTAGCCTGAATCATCTGTCATTTGTTACACAACGGTAATAATCCTGTGATGCTCCCTTTACATTCAGGGGTTAAGATATAGCCAAGACCCCCTTTTAATATATCCCTTGGGACCTCCTTTTTGCGGGAGGTCCACTTTTTTTATCCCGCATCGTGCGCTACAGCGGCACGACGACAGGCTCCTTGCGGCGGTAAAAGACCCAGTCTTTGAAGCCGATTTCCTTCAGTCTGGCGCGGACTTCCTCCCAGTCGTCACCTACGCGGTGCGGCACATGCGAATCCGATCCGAACGACACTTTGACGCCGTAGAATAGGGCGCGTTCGAGAATGGCGTCGGATGGGTACCAGCCGCCGACCGTTTTCGTTTTGCCCGATGTATTGATTTCAATCGCAACGTTGCTTTCCGCAATAATTTTCAGCGTGCCGTCGATTTGCTCCGCGGCGGGGATGTCCGAGAATTCGGGAAAATAACCCTTCATCGCATCGATGTGTCCCAGCACTTGGAACATGCCGCTTTCCGCCGACTGGCGGATGAGATCGTAGTAGATCGTTTTTTGCTCAACCTTCTCCGTATCGGAGAGCCCCTTCCAGCGGTTCCGGTTAAAGATGCTTTTTCCGCCCGAAAGATGAACCGATCCGATAATATAGTCGAACGGAACGTTCTCATAGGCTTGACGATAAGCGTCGATGTGCTCGGGGAAAAAATCCGACTCCATGCCGAGCAAAACCTCGATCTTGCCCGCATATTTTTGTTTCAGCCGCAGCACTTCCTCCACATAGCCGGCAAAAGCGCTGCGCGCCATCGCGATGCCGGGTTGGGGGTGATCCTCCGGGCTGCCGAAATAAGGGGAATGGTCGGCAATGCCGATGACCTGCAGGCCCGCTTTAATCGCTGCCTGAATATAATCTTCAATGGTTCCATCGGCATGGCCGCAGCGAAAATGGTGGGTATGTAAATCGAATTTCATGTTTTTGTACCTCCGAGGTTGAAAGAATTTGGTGATAGGGGTCGCTGCGCGGCTGACTTGATCTCCCGATCGCTGTTGTCCCCGGAATTTTATTAACGCTATATAAGTTGAGTTAAACTTTTGCACTTGAGCAGTTCGCTTCAATAGCAGATCATTCTTCCGATCGCTGTTGCAGCCAAATTCTTTGATTTTCTCAATCCCAATGGGGTAAGAATTCGGCTGCAAAGGCGACCACTCCGTTTCTCCAGAACGATTCTGCTCTTTCCGCTATCCCTGTCCGTTTCTTTGATTTAACTTCTATAAGCGATAAAAATCCGGTGACAAAGCGTATGCTTAGTCACAAGTCAGCCGCTCCGCTCGCTATCACCACTTTGTCGGCCGTAAGACGGCAACTTTTCATTCGCTTTACTTGTGAAAAGAAGGAAGGGGAGCGGAGCTCGTCTTGCTTGCAGCTGACTCGCCCGCTCGATTACCTTCCGCTTGTGTGACTTCGCTTACGTGCCGCCCCTTACTCGCTGCCGATAAACTGAGTCTCGGGCATCCCTTTGAGATCGCTCAAGAACTGCTGCATGGCCGAGTTGAGGTAGCGGCCGGATTTGTAGACGATGCCGACCGGATGGCTCGTTTCCAGCTCTGTAATTTTGATCATATGCAGCGTGCCGAGCCTTAGTTCATTAAAAATGGATAGCTTGGACACGACCGCCGCGCCGAGATTGAGCTCGACCATCCGCTTCACCTCTTCGCTGCTGGACAGCTCCATGACGATATTGGGCTCGATGCCGTTGCTGCGGCATACGCTTTCCAGAAACCGCCTGCCGAGCGTATCCGGTGACAGCATAATTAGGGGCAAATCCCTTAGCAGCTCAACCGTCGGGCGCTCATGGCCGATAAGCGGGTGTCCCGGAGGGACGACGAGCTCAAAGGTGTCGTAGTAGAGCACCGAAGATTCCAAATTCGGATTGCGTTCCGACAAATACGTAATGCCCAGATCGACGGTACCGTTTTCCACGCTTGTCATCACGAGGGATGAGGGCATGGAATGAATCGTCGTTTTGATCAGCGGGAACTGATTCTGAAAGTAGGACAGCACCCGCGGTAAAATCTGTATCGCGATGGAACTTGTCGTTC carries:
- a CDS encoding EamA family transporter: MWLFITAASALIFGFGGWFMKVSQMRGSSVDAMLLGLYCSGSLGFVIQTVADGSLPLAADWRYWVAGLIIGAGSLWGNAAFMQALRYGPASLTSPVTNLNIVLIIAVSTVFYGETISPAEGTGILLLLAAVVLISVRRKEKLTIKEKKWFLYAGAAVILFTFRNGGLKVTQELDMPGAPVLMIGYVLSFFWFAVAVWRENGNKLWPQDKPAQSARPEAAERTSGAAANPVLGAAAQEEAAAQTAAARSESELRPVGDAQAVSETRFTRDEQAVPAARFTRDAQAVPATRLTLDAPADRFRTGLLLGLLVGLFSYGGLQIYSVALEMGKANLTAPIFATNSLVVAAGSIIVYRERLTRLQWAAFFCLLAGIVVIKL
- a CDS encoding DUF695 domain-containing protein, whose protein sequence is MTDDWGFFERRTDTEHMRILVNSAWKQEGAPKFGDLLSVTINLYPIKDYKSSKQTVIRQLEQIENELEQIITAGAKAVYVGRINTPRRLEYYYYISSDHTLEGLDALLNKHRLYRMQQYRKEDSDWSFYRYLLPSALEELFIHNAQMVYALLHRGDDIKQPRNVYHWLLFKGSEERKRMRGRLEGMGYRIEDGKSGEPEPGFPYPLVISRFEDVRLETVNGRVDELYQLLNGNGGKYDGWGSVMKMKFQYRFKSSLKRWFDTIAATFKTKDSC
- a CDS encoding histidinol-phosphatase; this translates as MKFDLHTHHFRCGHADGTIEDYIQAAIKAGLQVIGIADHSPYFGSPEDHPQPGIAMARSAFAGYVEEVLRLKQKYAGKIEVLLGMESDFFPEHIDAYRQAYENVPFDYIIGSVHLSGGKSIFNRNRWKGLSDTEKVEQKTIYYDLIRQSAESGMFQVLGHIDAMKGYFPEFSDIPAAEQIDGTLKIIAESNVAIEINTSGKTKTVGGWYPSDAILERALFYGVKVSFGSDSHVPHRVGDDWEEVRARLKEIGFKDWVFYRRKEPVVVPL
- a CDS encoding LysR family transcriptional regulator → MNISQLETLQTISKTMSFRKAGELLNLTQPAVSAQIKSLEDEFKTVLVDRNQPVTLTDRGQVFLEHAERILGIVEELKQKLSDLNEIPQGHIILGTTSSIAIQILPRVLSYFQNQFPLIKTTIHSMPSSLVMTSVENGTVDLGITYLSERNPNLESSVLYYDTFELVVPPGHPLIGHERPTVELLRDLPLIMLSPDTLGRRFLESVCRSNGIEPNIVMELSSSEEVKRMVELNLGAAVVSKLSIFNELRLGTLHMIKITELETSHPVGIVYKSGRYLNSAMQQFLSDLKGMPETQFIGSE